GCGGCGCTGATCATGGCGGGCCGGCCTCCCACGAACGCGATCACCATCGCGATGATGAAGCTCGCGTACAGGCCCACCTGTGGGGGGACGCCCGCGATGATCGAAAAGGCGATGGCCTCGGGGATCAGGGCCAGGGCGACGAGCACGCCGGACAGCAGGTCCGCGCGCGGACTGCGCACCCACTCGTTCAGGTAGGCGCTCACGCCGGAAGGGCGGGCGGGGACGGATCTTGGGGTCATGCACACCTCGGAGGTGCCGTGATGAACTCCGCCTGGCGGGCGCGCAGGTGGGCGGGCCATCCGCGGTCGTCCCGTGAGGGACGTGCGGCCCGGTGGAGTTATCGTCAGGGGATCACTCGGCTGACCTTGGTCAGGGGACCCGCGCCTGCGGCCCGGGCAGTATGTCAGACCCGGCCGGGCGTGACAATCACGCGCGCCACCGGTCAGGCGCGGCGAACGCCCGGACCGTGAGGCGGGAAAACGTTGTCTGGATCGCGGGCCGGCGCGGGTGCGGCTGGCTTACACTGGGCAGCATGCCGCACCGCCTGAACATCATGGTCATCGACGACAACGTCGCGGACCTCGAACTTGCCCGCGAAGCCTGCGCGGAACACCCCGAGTGGGTGAATCAGGTGGTCACCATGACCAGCGGCCGGGAAGCCATCGAGCACCTGCAGCAGAAGGAAAAACCGGTGCCGGACGTGGTGGTCACCGACCTGAACATGCCCGGCATGACCGGCCTGGACGTGATCCGCATCATGAAGGCCGACCCGCGCCTGCAGATGATTCCGGTGGTGGTCCTGAGCACCTCCACCCGCCCGGAGGACATCCGGGACGCGTACGAACTGCACGCCAGCTCCTACATGGTCAAGGCGCCGGATTTCCCCGGGTTCCTGTCGCAGATCGAGTCGTTCCTGGGCTTCTGGAAGGGCGCCAAGGTCGGCCACCGGCCGCGCTGATACCTCTCAGAAGGCCCACTGCCCGTCCCGCAGCAGCGGTTCACGCGACCCGTCCACGCGCAGCCCGTCGACGGTCACGTCTGCGCTGCCCAC
This is a stretch of genomic DNA from Deinococcus ficus. It encodes these proteins:
- a CDS encoding response regulator, whose translation is MPHRLNIMVIDDNVADLELAREACAEHPEWVNQVVTMTSGREAIEHLQQKEKPVPDVVVTDLNMPGMTGLDVIRIMKADPRLQMIPVVVLSTSTRPEDIRDAYELHASSYMVKAPDFPGFLSQIESFLGFWKGAKVGHRPR